The Solanum lycopersicum chromosome 2, SLM_r2.1 DNA window AACTCTAGGGGAAGTCACTGGAAACAAGGGCAAAAGGCGGGGCTCCGATTCCCTTGGAGTACTCGCCGGCGATGGATGCAAAAAGAACCCTTTTGTGGCAATTGCTTTCTCTTCTGCCTCCAAATCCAAATTCTCGGTACTTGCAGCACTGTGAGGCGACCGGTTAAACGGGTCGGGTATGAGAGGGGTTACCGGGCTAAGCGCCAGCGCCGGAAAATCGAGAATGCTCGGGGACAGAATCTCTGGCGTTGCAGTTCTCGGAGAACCCGAAAACCCAGCAGAGAAAATAGATTTATTGACAACCCCAGGACCCAATGGGCTAATTTTGAAATTCTTCATGCTGTTCCTTCTCTCATACAGCTTTGAACTTGATTTCTCCTTCTTAGTTCCAGTTTTAATTGGAGGGATCGGATTCCTAACGGGCTCGGTCCGGCCCGAATTAGCACCAACCTTGGCGGTTTCAGAGGACCCAGTAAGCATTTGAACTACCTGTTTGAAAGACGAAGCGTCAGCTTGAACGAAGGTAGTCGGGTATGGGTTGTTCGGTTCGGATCTGGTGATGGGTAGTTGTGGTGGTAGTGGTTGTGGTGTAGTAGGCGTTGGGGTAGTGGGTGGTGTTGGGTAGCGGCGGTGATGTTGGTGAAGACCATTGTTGTGGTGGTGGTTAGAATTGCTGCTATTGCTACAGCTTGAACTGTTGGAGCTATGGCTATCTGGTGATGAAATTAGACATGGGCTGTGAAATTCTTGAGGTTTTGGTAAGGTTTCCATTGATGGGTCtgtttctagagagagaataAATCTTGCTGAAATAAGGTGAACTTAATAAGAGAAGCTTGACAACAGGGGCATtagggggtggggggggggttATGAGGGTGGGGTAGGAAAGagttgaaaaaaatgagagagatCAGAGCAGATgtaagtttggcatttttgcaTCACTTCGTTACTTTCTTTAGTTTGGTAAGAAATGTTTTATAGCAAAAAAGGAGACTCTTTAAAATACAAACAAGTAAATAGCacacaaattaataataaaatatatacataaaaaaaataattttaactataatAAGCGCGTATGTAATAAATCGACATGGGTGTAGGCGACTTCTTTAGTGGGGTGGCACCGGCCGTTTTGAGTGGTGGTACGCGGCGGTGTAGGGCGGTGGTGGTTAAAGTCCACCCAATTGGTGATTATTGGAAGCTAGAGCAAAAggagagaaataaaaaattgtagtaTGAATTAAAGTTTCAATGTTTGCCATTGACTTAAAAGGGACCTACTTGAAATTGAAAGCTGACTATAGTCATAAAAATATGTGAGATGGGTTCCTTATTCtttgttttattaataataatatttttgtttttatatggtCTTTGGCTTTGGGAGAAGTGGTGCACTAATCAAGATTAGAATAAAGActtgataataattttaatactaACTGTTGATTCTTTCTTTGATTGATCCAAAGTTATATGTAAACTAATCCAAATTAGCCTTGTGTCTGGAGTTCTTAATACCAAATCCCAACTCACAAGCATGAGCTACGCTATTGAGTTTTCTAATGGTATTTCcataaaatttgacaaaaaataaaacaattgcTTTCTTGTCCATCctagaatttaattttaaattttccttcTAAAAAAGTGATTGTTCCGtcaatttttacttatttatcataatatatagatttttttatcatttaatttttaatttattcactgTTTCGTTGGAGTTTCGTCATTCAAAGGGACAAAACAGATAGTGAGGTAGAAAGCCGCGCAAACAAAACTCAACTGGAAAAGTGTATTTTCTACCTAAGCTGATGATTTTCTTTAGCCATTCATTGCGTCTTGAGCCACGCTATTCTCTAATCATACCCCTTTCCAtaagtaatttctttttttagtctgaaatttcatattcaaataatgttataataaattttatgattttatttattgcttcaagaaaatatgttatattaggAGTATTCCATAATATCATTttcgtttaattttatttattgcttCAAGTGACGTTCTAGTCTTTTAAATAAATCTAAAGTAAGTGGTTTTTCCTTATAAAATCAAGAATGTGCTAGTGgaatattttcctaaatttaTCTACTCTTCTGAATACTGATAAATGATTGAAcaaatttctattaaaaaagGTCTTTGAGGAGAGATAAATGGTCtttatgtaaaataatttatataattatatcatcaattaacTTTCTTAATAAGCATGTTAAAcctttgaaaatcatttttaatagGCCCGGAGGAAGTAACATTCTATTAACCGAAAAAATGGTAAatttagaaaatgaacaattattttttttagtattctAAAAGATCAaactttgaaataaattcaatctaataaatttataatatttaaaaaggaggtggtatttttcaatttcaaccaaaTATTATCCAAATGTCTATATTCTTTCTAATTAATGATTACGAATTGAAGACACAAATGGGGTAACTTGCATTTTGTTTTCACCTATAATTCTTCATTCGagtaaaaactaaataatatcaATTGATCTGTGGAATAAGTCTTATCTTATAGTAAACATAAACGTCTCGTCACATTTGCTTTTCgaattatataaagaaatttgaaTCTTACGCAACTTCTCTTTTTTGTTCGTTCACAATGCTTGAAAAGAAGGAAACAGGACAATTATTTAGCTAgtattgttttgattatatatCACGAGATTCGTATGAACAAGGTAACAAGTAAATCGTTTTAGAcacaaacaaatataaaattatattaaacttaAATAACAATTATTAGACAACGattgaaaaacaaacaaacatagTCTATGTTCAAATCTATTAAAATGATCATAGTCATGTAGGgacacattttttaatttttttttttttttggtaaatagaTGTGGCAAAGACATCTTAGGATTAATAAATTGTAATGCATAAAACACATTTAAATAAATCCAAATTCACCATTAGAGATGCTACCACTATTTACTATAATCTCTTAATGGACATTTGATGTATTACCAGTCAACTTGACAATTTCTTTACATGTAGTGTGAGCTCAAATAATTGACATATTTACACATTTAATTATTAACCAGTAGCTTTCTAGACTAACTTTCTAAAACACGTTTTAGCAAGTTGGCCATATTTTTGTTGACTCATTTGCATCTTTGTAATAAGGTTTTGTCATATGTAACAAATTGTCTAACTTTCCCATATGAAAATAACGGCTCATACATTCATACGTACTATACATTATAATTATGGGATTAATTAGCTTAACTCATCCCGCtaaatactttaatatatatttttcaataaaagagacattttatttctattgaaaaaatttaaagtctTCATTTTGCTACCGgctcattaaaaaaaatcacctactttaatttatgtaaattaaattgatttttaacttATGTCACACCTAACTAAAAGGTCAATATATAAATCCATATTTTCATCCTCTAGTTACCGTTGCTGcattaaattacaataatgtATATACGAACTATATAGTACACAATAATGCTGCATTCATCCTCAAGGTTTTCACAAAAGTCACTCGATATTTTTATACATCCAGTGTTAAATAAAAAGTCCTTTTCTCAATCTTTTTAACCGTGATCATTTATTACAATATATTATACTTCCTCCCTCAGCCCTTAATTGGTTATCTATTTATGAATTGACacacttat harbors:
- the LOC101254158 gene encoding VQ motif-containing protein 4, with protein sequence METLPKPQEFHSPCLISSPDSHSSNSSSCSNSSNSNHHHNNGLHQHHRRYPTPPTTPTPTTPQPLPPQLPITRSEPNNPYPTTFVQADASSFKQVVQMLTGSSETAKVGANSGRTEPVRNPIPPIKTGTKKEKSSSKLYERRNSMKNFKISPLGPGVVNKSIFSAGFSGSPRTATPEILSPSILDFPALALSPVTPLIPDPFNRSPHSAASTENLDLEAEEKAIATKGFFLHPSPASTPRESEPRLLPLFPVTSPRVSGSSDS